Genomic segment of Ostrinia nubilalis chromosome 10, ilOstNubi1.1, whole genome shotgun sequence:
TACGTCTGTTTTCACTTACCTCCGCCTATTTCTTTGTCTCATACCCATTAAGAGCTCAGTGTGTGTTTCTTATCCAACGATAAACGTCACTAAGTGTTAAccaaaatgataaaaaaagCCTTGAAGATATTATCACTTCTGGTTGTGATGTGGCTGGTGTCTTTAGTGACTATAGTGACGGAGTTTCGACCAGGAAAGATGATGATAGTGGGCGACAATCGCACTTATGACCAGGCCTTAGATATGTACAAATATAAGTACTGGAGCGATGGGGCTCCCTTTAACGAGTCCAACTTTGAAggtataatattaatgtttaaataaattacagcttttttctttgataataaataatttctgtcTAAAATAATGTAACTTGGATCAATTAATTACGGTGTCACAGGGGTAGGTAATGTAGATGGAGCTAGGAGATGGATTATAGAAAAGGCTTGGTTTACGAATCTTCAAGCCAAGTAAGTATCTAAGTATCACCTAATGATTTTTGGACGAGTTTTGGAATCTTAGTTTTGTAGCGGATGTGTATTACTTACAGAGTGTATTTTCAGACAGGATTTTGAGGCACTTtctattagatttatttttgtttattttgttacagtttGGCAGCTATTAGAGCCAGTCAAAACTGTGCTATCTGTAGATGACAAACTGTCAGCTGTTAAAAGTTACGACTTACCGCCAGGTAAACAGTAACACCATTTCACTTTTCTACGGCCAGGTCAAAGTAAATGCTGCCCGCATAATGTATGATAATATGATTACTTTGATAAGACCGCTGATCGCACCCAATGTGGCAAATCCTTCATTGTCTACAGTAAAGTTTTTTTAATGCAGTAATCATCTAATTTTAAtagtgaaaatatatttgtacaGGTGTTGATGGCAAGCCAGTTCTCCTAaatgaaaatctcaaaaactacctCAAGCATCAGGTCCAGAAAGGCTGGAAGAGTCACGCTTTCAACCAATTTGTCAGCGATATCATACCGTTGAATAGAAGTTTGCTAGACGTTAGAGATGACTGGTAAgaaaaagtattcaaatattacgtGTTAGAATTTGAAgctcttaaaaaatatttaccgtGAAGAATGTTTGGGTTTTCCATAAGTCAGAACAAACAAAAGTTTGATGTGCTATTAATTGCCACCGTAACATTTAAACAGtgttattttgctacaaaatatgatattaaattgtaCTCAATTATTACGAACGACTGTTTAATCTTATGACTTGCTCTTGTAAGCTAATAATAATGcttaaatttatttaactgtcaaaatatatttctaaatggacattttttcttcttttctatCTAAAAATATCTCCAATGGGTGGGAGGTACCCTACGGGCCGTACCCAACGTAATTGGTTATGGAAAAGTAAAATGATTTCTTCGATTTTGATCCCAATGGAGAATTTCGTTTCGTAtttaatttccttttttttcaaTAGCcagtaaaattatgaaaaaggaattttattaatttcaagaatataataattacttttttacagGTGCAAAACACAGAACTATTCAAAAGTGTTGCCACAAGCAACGATAGTGATATGCTTCCATAACGAAGCTTGGTCCACTCTGTTACGAACTGTCTACTCCGTTCTAAACAGGTCACCTGATACGCTTGTGAAggaaataattttatatgatGACTTTTCTTCGATGGGTAAGTCTTTTCATTCAttatcctggctatacaggagttgcagcagtgtgaacgagaagtgggaatagtcccattttCATTCATTACATTCTTCAGTAGATTTAGCATGGATACATTGGATACACTTAGTAGATTTATTTAGGGTTACGGGAAACCGCTGGGTGCAAATGGCATAAAAACTCTTCGTTGTTACGTTCTATGAGGAAAGCTTATGGTTAGCCCCACAATTAAACTACTGCTTTAACTAGATaatgtttcataattttattatcagtaAATCTTAAAAAATCCTAGATCATCTGCTGAAGCCATTGGAGGAATATGTACGCTCATTGCCCAAGGTCAGGCTACTACGAGCGCGTCGTCGTGAAGGCCTTATCAGGGCTAGAATGATTGCCATAAAAGATGTGACCACCCCTGTCATTGTCTATTTGGATAGTCACTGCGAAGCTACTGAAGGTATgatataaattatagttttttttgtcTAGAATCTTGATGGTCTTTATGCATTTCTCTTAAGCAACTAAGATGATGCAGCGACCCAAAGTGAGTCTTGGCCTCCACAATAATGATCACCATTAGGTCTGTTTTGCTCCATCTCTGACCAGTTCTTATCAGATTTATTGTCTCCAGGTTGGCTAGAGCCCTTACTGGAACGCGTAGCCAAAGACTCAACAAAAATCGCCAGCCCAGTTGTGGACTACATCCATGACACCACTTTCGAGTACATAGCTCAAGACATCCATGAGCTACAAATCGGCGGCTTCAATTGGAACTTGAAGTTCCAATGGAACAGTGTACCTGGTGACGTGTTGCTAAAGAGAAAAGATATAGCAGCTCCTATCAAAACGCCTGTTATATCTGGGGGTCTTTTTGCTATCAGCAAGGATTGGTTCAAAAAATTAGGGTACTATGATGACGGCTTCGAGATTTGGGGAGCTGAAAATCTGGAATTGTCGTTCAAAACGTGGATGTGTGGAGGTTCTTTGGAGATTGTGCCATGTTCACACGTGGGACATGTATTCAGGAAGAAATTCCCTTACAAGGGACAGAAGGGATCCTTGATCAGAAATTCTGTGAGGCTAGCTGAGGTATATAATCAAATCGTATAAGATATTTTTTACTGGAGCACccttatttatttgatttaaggGTTCGATTGGAAAATAACtaaatatatcgatatttttttttattaatgttatctTTTGAAACGAGAACTTACTTATTATGCTCCGATTATGTATCCCCAAAT
This window contains:
- the LOC135075374 gene encoding putative polypeptide N-acetylgalactosaminyltransferase 9; its protein translation is MIKKALKILSLLVVMWLVSLVTIVTEFRPGKMMIVGDNRTYDQALDMYKYKYWSDGAPFNESNFEVWQLLEPVKTVLSVDDKLSAVKSYDLPPGVDGKPVLLNENLKNYLKHQVQKGWKSHAFNQFVSDIIPLNRSLLDVRDDWCKTQNYSKVLPQATIVICFHNEAWSTLLRTVYSVLNRSPDTLVKEIILYDDFSSMDHLLKPLEEYVRSLPKVRLLRARRREGLIRARMIAIKDVTTPVIVYLDSHCEATEGWLEPLLERVAKDSTKIASPVVDYIHDTTFEYIAQDIHELQIGGFNWNLKFQWNSVPGDVLLKRKDIAAPIKTPVISGGLFAISKDWFKKLGYYDDGFEIWGAENLELSFKTWMCGGSLEIVPCSHVGHVFRKKFPYKGQKGSLIRNSVRLAEVWMDDYAQYYYETIGKQKIDYGNVSSRVELRKKLQCKSFQWYLENVYPQLDIPENLVASGQIYSESNLAGCLDASVDLTENNHWGIGFYPCHGQGGNQYWTYSPDGEIKREDKCLDYIFSIVTLYICGGRSQVWIYDTKTKHIRHMDTQKCLQVAKFSEGLRLILEKCSTSSAQMWVVENFIVDRLAPELQVYSKRH